The region GATGATGAAGAGCAAAAGAAGCTGCCGGATGAAGTTAAAAATAGTGAAGATTACAAGAAATACTTGCAACTCATAACCGAGAGTGAAGTAATTTCTAAATAATACTGTTGTACAACCATTCACCCACCTGCCTTTATATTTAGATTTCATGTTTGTGTTGCAGGGCTATGATTGTGGCTCCTTCGATTTCCCTCATTTTGACCTCAAGATCACTCAAGCAACTCAGCAGCTTATAGATAGAAACAGTGTTTATGTGGAACCTGCCCTCCAAGACTACAACAAACAACATGTTAGTCGAGTCCTAAATAATTCATTCTTAGTAGTAATTTAGAAATATGCTTATATTAATGTAATGTAATGTTCAGAATAGGAAGCTGGTGTTTGATAGTGTTTGATAGCATTGAGAAGATGAACATCCAGTCTGCAGTATGCTACTATGAGAAGTATTATGTGACCTTCAAAGTTAAGGACATGGATGACGTGGTGCCCTCAAGACCTTCTAGTGCAGCTTCTTGTGTTTCATGTCAGGCCCTAGTTTTGAACAATTTCGGGAGAAACCAACCCAACCCTAGTTTTGaatattagtactccatatgaGAGTGAGTAGAGTATGCTGCTGTATGCCAACATAAACATATCTACTCTTCTTTAAtctatttacaaaattactCCCATCACCTCTTTGAAAGAATACtaaagaacaattaaaaccagAGTTACATAATCAAAACAGAGATTTGCTCAAGTTAAGTGATATACAATTTTCATACTGAAGTTTGCTGTTCTCATCCGTGTATTGGATCGTTGGATGATTAATGAAAGTCGATTGTTGTTTGGGCATCAAGAAGTACAATAATGAAGAAATCTAGAGGATAGGAGAGTGCCCTTGTGCTTATTCAATATTCAATTTCAGGGAAGGCAGTTAGCTGCATTACTTGGTATTTCTGTTATCATGCTTAAACCAATAACAAATTTAAGCATAGTCCACAGACATCAATATCAGCTGAGATTCTGGGGACTGAGAGCAGCTGACTAAGAATCATTGTTGGCTTGAGGTTGCTCCAGTTGGTCGTTGTGCGTGGGGACAGCGTGCTTGCAGTTCAGTTCATGTTCAGCAGCACCAAGATGATGCCTTTGATGCCAATACATTCCACATGTATGAAGATAGGGTACTGAAGGTTAACTTATTTTCAAGTTCTACCAATAGCCTAAGTGGTGTTAAATTATGACATAGAAATATACCAACCACACCATCTTATTCAAAATCCTTCTTCTATGTGCCTAGCTTAGttgatttttcaattcaataactttattaaaaatgttattcaATTTCTAAGATAAAATGTCAGGACGGGGATGTAGCTCAAATGGTAGAGCGCTCGCTTTGCATGCGAGAGGCACGGGGTTTGATCCCCCGCATctccactttcttttttaacttttcttgGGCCGGCCCAGCCCAAATTGCTAGTTTGTTGGAAGGCACAAGGCCCCTACATCACATGGTCTTTACAGTCTTACAAGACAACTTGTGTTGAATCATAGCAACACAAACTCAATCCATCATCACTAAAAATCATTCAAACTATCCATACACACATCCATGTGCTGTGTTTCAAAGATGCACATACACATGTTAAccactcaattttatttgaagatGATAAGCTGTTTCTTGATTTCATTATCCTATATATACAACAGGTGTTTTGGATTGAaatcaacaaacaaatcaCACAACACGACTAAGCAAGTTTTCACTTGGTATAGACAATGGCCATTCGCCAAATTCTGAGACGATCTGAAGTCCCAAAGGGGCACTTTGCTGTCTACATCGGAGAGAATAAAAAGAAGCGTTATGTGATCCCAGTGTCGTACTTGAACCATTCCTCGTTTCAAGAGCTTTTGCATCAGGCTGAGGAGGAATTCGGGTTAGTCATCCAATGGGAGGCCTAACCATCCCTTGCAGCGAGGATCTGTTGGCTGATCTCGTCTCTGACTTGAGTAGAACATAAACATGTTTTAGAATTCAGAGTATCAAAGTTTTGTAGAGTAGGTCAATGTATCTAACAGAGTTACTAGATCAATCGAAAACAATTATTCAGCTCTTTTCATCATCTTGTTTGATTATGTGTCAAAAACATACACAGACATAAAACATTCttgaattgaagaaatagtagtttttaatttgttgactGGCATGGTAAATATTTGATCAGAATTTCCTAATATGAAAATCacactattattttaatttattatagtaaAAAGGAAGGACCAATGTGTAGAAGGCAAAATCATGTCATTCTAGCTGTACAGATATCCAAATGTAGTGTCGCACTTCAATTATTCTTCACCTAACTCTAAAACTTGATGTATGCCTTAATTTGCAACTGCATTACCTCTATTGAAAATGTCATGCATCTCTGCTTTGCTATACTTATTAACAAATTCGAACTGCAAAATTAGAAGATATAAGAACTAAGAAATATGGTTGGACTTATCTGCTAATGTTTGAGTATATATGAATCATTGTATGTAAATGACCGGTTTCTCACACGAAAACTAGCCATCATAAGCTGTCACTCTTCCTATTTTTTAACAGACTTGCTGGTTTATACATACACAAATCCATGTGATCTTAGTTTCATGTCTATTAACTCATGGCTGTGCTGTTTGGAAACATACCATTAATATGGTTGAATTTTAGAACTGTACTTCACATATATATCTTcctatactactccattttagAACAAAAAAAGGAATGGTCCACATTTGAAGAAATGAACAAGTCATGGGATATGTTTTGTGCAACTATTTGATTTCTGTGGTGCAATTGGTTTATGTGGGGAAAATGAGGTCTACATTGCAAGAGTTAGTTGGGAACAATGCCATTCTAAATCTTGATTTCTTGCTAAATATGTTTAAGACAAATCCATGTGATGATACATTTTCTTGTGTTTCCCAACTCTCATATCCATTATTTTGCTAACCTATCTCTATTTCCAAGGGATGCAATATTTCTATTCCACCTATATATACAACACTTATCTCAACTTCAACCCATCAACAAGCCTTCAACAGATTCTCTACCTTTCTTGACTTTGATTTCTTTCATAACTCCTCATCTCTTTCTAACTTCAAAAAAGGTCCATACAATGGCCATTCGCCAGATTCTCAGAAGGTCATTGTCTAGTGAAAGAAGGTCGGCTGAAGTTCCAAAGGGGCATGTTGCTGTCTATGTTGGTGATAATGAAAAGAAGCGCTTTGTGATTCCAGTCTCCTACTTGAACCATCCTTCGTTTCAAGAATTGCTTTTTCAAGCCGAGGAAGAATTCGGGTTCAATCACCCGATGGGCGGTCTCACCATCCCTTGCAGTGAAGACTtatttgtagatttcatcTCTGGTTTGAGCAGAAGATGATTTATAGCAATGGTGTTTTATGAGTAGAATTTTGTAGATTAGAAAATTGTATCCAATGAGAATACATAGAAATGTAGATGAAGTATATTAATGAGAAACTTATGTTTTCTTCATTCATATGGATCTCTTAAACAACCACATTCCTCTGATAAACTTGACTAGATAGAGCTTCTATCATTAAACTGAATAGAGTTTCATTGATTTCACATCGATCATCAGCTGATCTGTTATAGATGAACAGAGTTTTGTagaactaatttttttacagatattatttttctgcagCAAAATTACAATCTATTGATacacatgaaaaatcatttggtttcaattttttttctgttaaCTTGAAATATTTCTAGAAAGTTATGCATGCCACATAGGTATATCATAAGCCAACTTGGTAAGAAGATCTTGTGAAATTTTGAACCGAGCTCACATGGTGGGCCGGCCTCGTAGATTTTGAGAGATCAGTAGATTCATTGAGCCTTGAGAGGTGTAAATAAGGCATCAAATGTTGGTACCAGCTTGCCAAAGTAGAGCCATTGCCtattttggta is a window of Salvia hispanica cultivar TCC Black 2014 unplaced genomic scaffold, UniMelb_Shisp_WGS_1.0 HiC_scaffold_752, whole genome shotgun sequence DNA encoding:
- the LOC125199960 gene encoding auxin-induced protein 15A-like produces the protein MAIRQILRRSLSSERRSAEVPKGHVAVYVGDNEKKRFVIPVSYLNHPSFQELLFQAEEEFGFNHPMGGLTIPCSEDLFVDFISGLSRR